In the Mya arenaria isolate MELC-2E11 chromosome 11, ASM2691426v1 genome, one interval contains:
- the LOC128208442 gene encoding uncharacterized protein LOC128208442, with protein sequence MENALVRFGAIPEEFRERRSQVNKAVISTSIGGVVGSVLGIVGMALTPVTFGTSLGLTITGGVIGGVSGFTQAGFRIHEAVKQNGSTSDMNNEWEAINTNLNESIEEVEELFNVNKRTNDFEYVVPGKNQRGFISLGNVARSLHGGVGIGIAAAKAAVSTATIVASILGPIGIILDIGFLAEASYNKYNGNQSNAAEIIECLLLNESILLTCYRGNTEANGQIVEGSFKKPS encoded by the coding sequence ATGGAAAACGCACTGGTTAGATTCGGAGCCATTCCAGAGGAGTTTCGGGAAAGAAGGTCGCAAGTCAACAAGGCCGTTATTAGCACATCTATTGGTGGAGTTGTCGGCAGTGTTTTAGGAATTGTCGGAATGGCTCTTACTCCGGTAACATTCGGGACTTCTCTTGGATTAACCATTACAGGTGGCGTCATAGGCGGAGTCAGTGGATTTACACAAGCGGGTTTCCGTATCCATGAGGCAGTGAAACAAAACGGTTCCACATCGGATATGAACAATGAGTGGGAAGCTATTAATACAAACCTCAATGAAAGCATCGAGGAAGTTGAAGAActttttaatgtaaacaaaagaaCGAATGACTTTGAGTATGTCGTGCCAGGAAAGAATCAGCGGGGCTTCATTTCCTTAGGAAACGTAGCGAGATCACTTCATGGCGGTGTTGGTATTGGTATCGCTGCTGCAAAGGCTGCTGTTTCTACGGCAACGATAGTTGCTTCTATTTTAGGCCCAATTGGAATTATTTTGGACATCGGGTTTTTAGCAGAAGCATCTTACAACAAATACAATGGCAATCAGAGCAACGCCGCGGAAATAATTGAGTGTTTGCTCTTGAACGAAAGCATTCTACTGACGTGTTATCGAGGGAACACTGAGGCAAATGGGCAGATAGTTGAAGGATCATTCAAGAAGCCGTCTTAA